The sequence GACTCACCTAAGGGGAGATGACAATGTCTTTCAAGAATTATCTGAGTATGTGCCTATTGTTCTGTTGCTTGCCTGTCGTGGCTGAGACGGATACGAGGGCAAAGCAGATACGTGTTGTCTTTCGCTTTGACGATCCGTCAGCGACGTCTGACGCAGGGATAGAAACCCGCCTGATCGAAGCCTTTCGGAAGCATGGCATGTGTTGCACATATGCGGTCATTCCATTTCGGTCTGCGAAGAATGTTCATGATCCTGCGTCACAAGAGGAGTTGCCTTTGCCGAGAGACAAAGCGGATATCTTTGCTGACGCCGCACGAGCCGGTGTCTTGGAGATTGCCCTCCATGGCTACTCCCATCAAACCAACGGTATGCAGGAGACCGGCCATTCTGAATTTGCCGGCCTACCCTATGAAGATCAGTTGCATAAGATTCAAGCGGGAAGAGAGTTTCTCGAAACGGTACTTGGCCTGCCCGTGACTATCTTTGTACCGCCGTGGAACACGTATGACGCCAGTACCCTGAAAGCCCTTGAATCAACTCAATTTCGCTGCCTCTCTGCAGACAGATATGGTGTGGCGCATTTGGCAACTCCACTGGCATTCCTACCATGTACATCTGGAATTGCAGGTGTTCAGGAAGCGGTGCTCTCTGCGAGGGCGGCTCCAGACGCTGAGCCGGTCATCGTAGTACTGTTCCACCAGTATGACTTCTACGAAATCGGTGACGCACGAGGCGTGGTAACGTTCGAGCAGTTTCTCGAGACACTACAATGGCTTGATCAACAGAGTGATGTAGCTGTTGTACCAATGAGTGAGGTCTCGGACTTGAACATTGACCGATACCTTGCGAATCAGCGTATTGCTCAAATAGGGCCACGACTGTTGCCACGAATGCTGCGTGCCCAGACCCAGTACCCACAGGTCTTGTTGTCGGAGGAAGCTGCCCACAAGCTGTGGGATATCCAACGACCTGTTCTCCGATTGGTTGGCTTTTATGGCAGCTTGATGGTTGTTGTAGGCATAACGGCCTTCATAGCAGCAGGGATGTTTCTCACCAAGTGCTCGGTCTTGGCGTCCAGGCTTCTGTTGTTCTCCGGTCCATTTCTTCTCGGGTGCAGCCTGATCTATGCGTTTCAGACAGGCCAATTTGGCGGCAGAATACGTATGCTTGTTGCTATGGTTGGTGCGGCTGCCTACTGTGTTGGGATCTGTGCTGCAAGGATGCGCCGCTACATATCTGGCCTCGAACCGATGCCAGTGAAATGACGTAACAGGCTCTGCATTCGTGGTGTGCTGACGAAAAGGGCGAAGCGTGAAGAGAGCGTTCATCACCGGCATCACCGGTCAGGATGGGTCGTATCTGGCCGAGCTGCTGCTGGCCAAGGACTACGAGGTCTGGGGCCTGATCCGTCGCAGTGCATCGTTCAACACGGGTCGAATCGAGCATCTCTACCAGGACCCGCACGAGAACCCGCGTCTTCGCCTGGTCTACGGCGACCTGACCGACGGCAGCAATCTGTCGTCGCTGATCAACGAGATCCAGCCGGATGAAGTGTACAACCTGGCGGCCCAGAGTCACGTTCGCGTCAGTTTTGATATGCCCATCTATACGGTGAACTCCGATGCCCTTGGTACGCTGCGCCTGCTCGAAGCGGTTCGTACCTGCAAGTGCCGGCCGAAGTTCTATCAGGCGTCGAGCAGCGAGATGTACGGCAAGGTGCTCGAGACGCCACAGACGGAGAAGACCCCGTTCTATCCGAGGAGCCCCTACGCCTGCGCCAAGGTCTACAGCTACTGGCAGACGATCAATCACCGCGAGGCGTACGGCCTTTTTGCGTGCAACGGCGTGCTGTTCAATCACGAGTCGCCGCGACGGGGCGAGACGTTTGTGACGCGGAAGATTACCCGCGCGGCTACGCGCATCAAACTGGGCCTCCAGGAGAAGCTCTATCTCGGCAACCTCGACGCCAAGCGCGACTGGGGCTTTGCCGGCGACTATGTCGAGGCCATGTGGCTCATGCTCCAGCAGGACCAGCCGGACGACTATGTTGTGGCCACGGGCGAGACGCACTCGGTCCGCGAGTTTCTGGACGAGGTCTTCGGCCATCTTGACCTGGACTGGGGGTGGCACGTTGAAATCGATCCGAGATACTTCCGGCCGAGCGAAGTCGACCTGCTGTTGGGCGACGCGAGTAAGGCCCGCCGCATGCTCGGCTGGGAACCAAGAGTCACGTTCTGCCAGTTGGCTCGAATGATGACCGAGGCCGACTTGAAACGCGCCCAGCGAGAACAACTCGGCAGGCAGAGCGAATCTATGGGCGCTTGATGGACCAGGTGGTAAATCGATGAGCGAGTTCTTCAAGAAACGCCGTATCGTGGTCACCGGCGGAGCGGGCTTTCTCGGCCGGTATGTCACCGAAGGTCTGCGGCAGCGGGGCTGCGAGCAGATACTCGTTCCGACAATTGAGCAATACGACCTGGTCGATCCGGGCGACATCGTGCGGATGTACGAGGACATGCGGCCGGATATCGTGATCCACCTGGCCGCTGTGGTGGGGGGGATCGGGGCCAATCGCGAGCATCCGGGCGAGTTCTTCTACAAGAACCTGA comes from Anaerobaca lacustris and encodes:
- a CDS encoding DUF2334 domain-containing protein, which produces MSFKNYLSMCLLFCCLPVVAETDTRAKQIRVVFRFDDPSATSDAGIETRLIEAFRKHGMCCTYAVIPFRSAKNVHDPASQEELPLPRDKADIFADAARAGVLEIALHGYSHQTNGMQETGHSEFAGLPYEDQLHKIQAGREFLETVLGLPVTIFVPPWNTYDASTLKALESTQFRCLSADRYGVAHLATPLAFLPCTSGIAGVQEAVLSARAAPDAEPVIVVLFHQYDFYEIGDARGVVTFEQFLETLQWLDQQSDVAVVPMSEVSDLNIDRYLANQRIAQIGPRLLPRMLRAQTQYPQVLLSEEAAHKLWDIQRPVLRLVGFYGSLMVVVGITAFIAAGMFLTKCSVLASRLLLFSGPFLLGCSLIYAFQTGQFGGRIRMLVAMVGAAAYCVGICAARMRRYISGLEPMPVK
- the gmd gene encoding GDP-mannose 4,6-dehydratase, yielding MKRAFITGITGQDGSYLAELLLAKDYEVWGLIRRSASFNTGRIEHLYQDPHENPRLRLVYGDLTDGSNLSSLINEIQPDEVYNLAAQSHVRVSFDMPIYTVNSDALGTLRLLEAVRTCKCRPKFYQASSSEMYGKVLETPQTEKTPFYPRSPYACAKVYSYWQTINHREAYGLFACNGVLFNHESPRRGETFVTRKITRAATRIKLGLQEKLYLGNLDAKRDWGFAGDYVEAMWLMLQQDQPDDYVVATGETHSVREFLDEVFGHLDLDWGWHVEIDPRYFRPSEVDLLLGDASKARRMLGWEPRVTFCQLARMMTEADLKRAQREQLGRQSESMGA